In Nitrospirota bacterium, a single genomic region encodes these proteins:
- a CDS encoding M67 family metallopeptidase: protein MELIVKKSDLQTIFNHCLAAVPNEACGMLGGKDGRVEKAYCMKNAKPGTDYYEMDPEEQFRVMKDIRDSGLNMIGLFHSHPHSQAYPSSVDVDQAYWPGTQLPNYPDAVYVIVTLMDRAKPVARGFSIEEGKVTEITVTVV, encoded by the coding sequence ATGGAATTGATCGTTAAAAAATCAGATTTGCAAACTATTTTCAACCACTGTCTTGCGGCAGTGCCGAACGAGGCATGCGGGATGCTGGGCGGCAAAGACGGCAGGGTGGAAAAGGCCTACTGCATGAAGAACGCGAAGCCGGGCACGGACTATTATGAAATGGACCCGGAAGAGCAGTTTCGCGTGATGAAGGACATCAGGGATTCGGGCCTCAACATGATCGGACTGTTCCATTCCCATCCGCACAGCCAGGCCTATCCGTCGAGCGTGGATGTGGATCAGGCGTACTGGCCCGGAACACAGCTCCCGAACTATCCCGATGCCGTGTATGTCATTGTGACCCTGATGGACCGGGCGAAGCCGGTCGCAAGGGGTTTTTCGATCGAAGAGGGAAAAG
- the moeB gene encoding molybdopterin-synthase adenylyltransferase MoeB: protein MDFTEDQILRYSRHILLPEVGGEGQEKILKAKVVLVGAGGLGSPVGYYLAAAGVGTIGVIDNDHVELSNLQRQIAHNTSRIGVSKADSAKETFETLNHDVRVVTHKERLSSKNIMDIIKDYDIVVDGSDNFPTRYLVNDACVMQGKTLISAAVFRFEGQVMSIYPGDGPCYRCLFEVPPPPGMVPSCQEAGILGVVTGVVGTLQATEVIKAILGIGQPLKGKLLLWNALDMSFRTVKVPRNKECPVCGEHPTIKELIDYEQFCSMSH from the coding sequence ATGGATTTTACTGAAGACCAGATACTGCGATACAGCAGACATATCCTGCTCCCCGAAGTCGGGGGAGAAGGCCAGGAGAAGATACTGAAGGCCAAAGTTGTGCTCGTGGGCGCCGGCGGTCTTGGCTCTCCGGTGGGGTATTATCTCGCCGCGGCAGGCGTCGGCACCATCGGCGTGATCGACAATGACCACGTGGAGCTCTCGAACCTGCAGCGCCAGATCGCGCATAACACCAGCCGCATCGGGGTGTCCAAGGCCGATTCGGCAAAAGAGACGTTCGAGACGCTGAACCATGATGTCAGGGTCGTGACGCACAAGGAGCGGCTTTCGTCTAAGAATATCATGGACATTATCAAGGACTATGATATCGTGGTGGACGGAAGCGACAATTTTCCGACCCGCTACCTCGTGAACGATGCCTGCGTGATGCAGGGGAAAACGCTGATCAGCGCGGCGGTCTTCCGGTTCGAAGGCCAGGTAATGAGCATCTACCCCGGTGACGGACCGTGCTACCGCTGTTTGTTCGAGGTCCCGCCGCCGCCGGGCATGGTGCCATCGTGCCAGGAGGCGGGCATCCTCGGCGTGGTCACCGGCGTCGTGGGGACGCTCCAGGCCACCGAGGTGATCAAGGCGATCCTGGGGATCGGGCAGCCGTTGAAGGGCAAGCTCCTCTTATGGAATGCGCTTGATATGAGCTTCCGCACGGTGAAAGTGCCCCGGAACAAAGAGTGTCCCGTGTGCGGTGAGCATCCGACGATCAAAGAATTGATCGATTATGAGCAGTTCTGCTCGATGAGCCATTAG
- a CDS encoding sulfurtransferase TusA family protein: protein MTDDIKIDKTIDLKGQVCPYTFVRSKLAIEKMNLGEVLEIIFDHQPAIENVPKSMENEGQKVLRIDKTGEKEWHVFIRKDKEKKKP from the coding sequence ATGACTGACGACATCAAAATAGACAAGACCATCGACCTCAAGGGTCAGGTTTGCCCGTACACCTTTGTGCGGTCCAAACTCGCGATCGAGAAGATGAACCTCGGCGAGGTGCTCGAGATTATTTTTGACCACCAGCCGGCGATCGAGAACGTGCCCAAGAGCATGGAGAACGAGGGACAGAAGGTCCTGAGGATCGACAAGACCGGGGAAAAAGAGTGGCACGTGTTTATCCGCAAGGACAAGGAAAAGAAAAAACCGTAA
- a CDS encoding homoserine dehydrogenase gives MTKKSINVGIIGFGTVGTGTARILIENAEIIKRRLGAPVVLKKISDLDLKRDRGITLGDVKLTNDAQSLINDPDIDIVVELIGGYKPAREFILEALRNKKHVVTANKALLAVHGEEIYAAAEKAGVTVGFEASVAGGIPILAAIRNGLAANNIKSIYGIVNGTCNYILTLMTNEGRKFDEVLKEAQAKGYAEADPTFDIEGIDSAHKLAVLTMLAYGTPVKFNDIYTEGISKITPVDIDFAKELGYKIKLLAITKMVNGEVEARVHPTMLPGEYPIAAVDGVFNALSIVGDAVGSTMFYGRGAGDMPTGSAVVGDIIDIGRDILAGSANRAPLTAFRERSELRIRKMDDITSCYYLRFSVMDKPGVLSRVSGVLGKNNISISSVIQKGRGAAEAVPLVMMSHEAVERDVNRALAEINKMDCVAGPTMVIRVEEGKQG, from the coding sequence TTGACCAAGAAATCAATCAACGTAGGTATCATCGGTTTCGGCACCGTGGGCACGGGTACGGCGCGCATCCTGATCGAGAACGCGGAGATTATTAAACGAAGGCTCGGCGCCCCTGTTGTCCTGAAAAAGATATCGGACCTCGATCTCAAACGCGACCGGGGTATTACATTGGGCGACGTGAAGCTCACGAACGATGCACAATCGCTGATCAATGATCCTGACATCGACATCGTGGTCGAGCTGATCGGCGGGTACAAGCCCGCCAGGGAATTCATTCTCGAGGCGCTCAGGAACAAAAAGCATGTGGTGACGGCGAACAAGGCCCTCCTTGCAGTGCACGGCGAGGAGATCTACGCGGCGGCGGAGAAGGCCGGCGTCACGGTCGGGTTCGAGGCCTCGGTTGCCGGCGGCATCCCGATCCTTGCGGCCATCAGGAACGGACTCGCCGCGAACAATATAAAGTCAATCTACGGCATCGTGAACGGCACCTGCAACTACATCCTGACGCTCATGACGAACGAGGGCAGGAAGTTCGATGAGGTTCTGAAAGAGGCCCAGGCCAAGGGTTATGCCGAGGCTGATCCCACGTTTGATATCGAAGGCATCGATTCGGCTCATAAGCTGGCGGTGCTCACCATGCTTGCCTACGGCACGCCGGTGAAGTTCAACGATATCTATACCGAGGGGATCTCGAAGATCACGCCGGTGGATATTGATTTCGCAAAAGAGCTCGGTTACAAGATCAAACTGCTGGCGATCACCAAGATGGTGAATGGCGAGGTAGAGGCGCGGGTGCACCCGACCATGCTTCCCGGGGAGTACCCCATTGCCGCGGTGGATGGTGTTTTCAACGCGCTTTCGATCGTGGGCGACGCTGTTGGTTCCACGATGTTCTATGGGCGCGGCGCGGGCGACATGCCTACGGGCAGCGCGGTGGTGGGGGATATCATCGATATCGGCAGGGACATTCTCGCGGGCAGCGCGAACCGGGCGCCGCTCACGGCCTTCCGTGAACGATCAGAGCTCAGGATTCGCAAGATGGACGATATCACCTCCTGCTATTATTTGCGCTTCTCGGTCATGGACAAGCCCGGCGTTCTGTCGCGGGTCTCCGGCGTGCTCGGCAAGAACAATATCAGCATTTCGTCGGTCATACAAAAGGGCCGTGGCGCTGCCGAGGCCGTTCCCCTGGTAATGATGAGCCATGAGGCGGTTGAGCGAGACGTAAACAGGGCGCTCGCTGAGATCAACAAGATGGACTGCGTGGCGGGGCCGACGATGGTGATCAGGGTGGAAGAGGGGAAACAAGGATAG
- the rpsF gene encoding 30S ribosomal protein S6, with amino-acid sequence MQLYESIFIINANQTDEEIANVIKKMQDVVAKQGGEMIKFEDWGKKKLAYEIKKQKRGHYVFFQFKSAPVAVSELERTFKLTDSVIKFLTVKLEKELRTRPAPKPKKKDLAKAAAEAGRPAA; translated from the coding sequence ATGCAGCTGTACGAATCAATATTCATCATCAACGCCAACCAGACCGACGAAGAGATCGCCAACGTGATCAAGAAGATGCAGGACGTGGTCGCGAAACAGGGCGGAGAAATGATCAAGTTTGAGGACTGGGGCAAAAAGAAACTTGCCTACGAGATCAAGAAGCAGAAGCGCGGCCACTATGTGTTCTTCCAGTTCAAGTCGGCGCCCGTCGCGGTAAGCGAACTCGAGCGCACGTTCAAGCTCACCGATTCGGTGATAAAGTTCCTGACGGTAAAGCTCGAAAAGGAATTGCGCACCAGGCCGGCCCCCAAACCGAAAAAGAAGGACCTCGCCAAGGCAGCGGCAGAGGCAGGACGTCCCGCGGCGTAG
- the ssb gene encoding single-stranded DNA-binding protein, which yields MTSFNKVILLGNLTRDPEVRYTPNGAAVASFAVAINRKYKQGEETKEEVSYFDIVVFGKQAENCGQYLNKGDGALIEGRLQQRRWEDKDSGQKRSKIEVAAQSVHFMPKRSASGPGGAPSQSEPVSETPVDEGEIPF from the coding sequence ATGACAAGCTTTAATAAAGTGATCCTGTTGGGCAATCTCACCCGCGATCCCGAGGTGCGCTACACGCCGAACGGTGCCGCGGTCGCGAGCTTTGCCGTCGCGATCAACCGCAAGTACAAGCAGGGCGAAGAGACCAAGGAAGAGGTCAGCTACTTTGATATCGTGGTCTTCGGCAAACAGGCTGAGAACTGCGGGCAATATCTCAATAAGGGAGACGGGGCACTGATCGAAGGCAGGCTGCAGCAGCGCCGGTGGGAAGACAAAGATTCCGGCCAGAAGCGGAGCAAGATCGAAGTGGCGGCGCAGTCGGTGCACTTCATGCCGAAGCGCTCGGCGTCCGGCCCGGGCGGCGCTCCCAGCCAGTCCGAGCCCGTGTCCGAAACACCCGTGGATGAGGGAGAGATCCCCTTCTAA
- the rpsR gene encoding 30S ribosomal protein S18 gives MAEYPARSSERSSDSRGSRGDSRGAGGPNKRRFQVRKKVCRFCVDKTPFIDYKDIKTLRFFITERGKILPRRISGNCARHQREVTVAVQRCRNIALLPFSGEK, from the coding sequence ATGGCAGAGTACCCAGCAAGATCATCAGAACGGTCTTCTGACTCGAGAGGCAGCAGAGGAGACAGCAGAGGCGCCGGCGGACCGAACAAGAGACGCTTTCAGGTCCGGAAAAAGGTGTGCCGGTTCTGCGTTGACAAGACGCCTTTCATAGATTACAAGGACATCAAGACGCTCAGATTCTTCATCACCGAGCGCGGCAAGATCCTTCCCCGCCGCATCTCCGGCAACTGCGCGCGGCATCAGCGCGAGGTCACCGTCGCGGTGCAGCGGTGCAGAAACATCGCACTCCTGCCGTTCTCGGGCGAGAAGTAA
- a CDS encoding YybS family protein has protein sequence MNYRAILIATAQTLGLFVAGFVIPLLGQMLALFTPVPLILVYLRNGERAGFITLVASSLIMAVLGGWQAAAILFLSFGLMAIGTAEGMRRSLKPEQTSLLGGLLPIAVLAGIVVFYLVRVGKNPITEVEVYLREIITSSAKTYTTMGLTEMAAMVSSIPDNFIYYLSRLLPSITIATSVTQAACCFGIARAILLRKPGTEPLTAQPSLALWHAPDSWVWGLIAALALIVVPQETARLIGWNLAILFAVLYLVQGIAIVEHYLRKAGIRAFGRGLLLALILAMPSIVFVIALGIVDIWADFRKVRVPAAIP, from the coding sequence ATGAACTACCGCGCCATTCTCATCGCCACCGCACAGACCCTCGGGCTTTTTGTTGCTGGGTTCGTCATTCCCCTGCTTGGCCAGATGCTCGCTCTGTTCACGCCCGTGCCGCTTATCCTCGTCTACCTCCGGAATGGCGAGCGGGCAGGATTTATAACGCTTGTCGCGTCAAGCCTCATCATGGCTGTCCTCGGCGGTTGGCAGGCCGCGGCCATTCTCTTTCTCAGTTTCGGTCTGATGGCCATCGGCACGGCGGAAGGCATGCGCAGAAGCCTGAAACCCGAACAAACCTCTCTTCTGGGCGGGCTCCTGCCGATAGCGGTGCTGGCGGGTATCGTCGTCTTCTATCTGGTCCGGGTCGGCAAGAACCCGATCACGGAAGTCGAGGTCTATCTCCGGGAGATCATTACCAGTTCTGCGAAAACCTACACAACCATGGGGCTCACGGAAATGGCGGCCATGGTCTCATCGATCCCGGACAATTTTATCTATTACCTCTCCAGGCTCCTCCCCAGCATCACCATCGCCACCTCGGTGACGCAAGCCGCCTGTTGCTTCGGCATTGCCCGCGCCATCCTCCTGCGAAAACCGGGAACGGAACCGTTGACCGCGCAGCCCTCGCTCGCTCTCTGGCACGCGCCGGACTCGTGGGTATGGGGCCTCATCGCGGCCCTCGCCCTCATCGTGGTCCCCCAGGAGACGGCAAGGCTCATCGGATGGAACCTCGCGATCCTCTTTGCCGTGCTCTATCTCGTACAGGGGATCGCTATCGTGGAACACTATCTCCGAAAAGCGGGCATCAGGGCCTTTGGCCGGGGACTGCTGCTCGCGCTCATTCTGGCCATGCCGTCCATCGTGTTCGTGATCGCCCTCGGCATCGTGGACATCTGGGCGGATTTCCGCAAAGTGCGGGTGCCCGCCGCGATTCCCTAA
- a CDS encoding RNA-binding transcriptional accessory protein: MTTGHISIIAAELNVHEKQVQACAALLDEGATVPFISRYRKEATGSLDEVAVFAIRDRLEQLRELDKRREAVLKSLEERGLLTEELKAKVLGADTLTVLEDIYLPYRPKRRTKATIAREKGLEPLALRLFSQEASVDPAAEAVAFVDKEKGVETADDALSGARDIIAEWVNEDQNARAKMRELYASKGQFRTRVLTGKEEEGIKYKDYFEWQEPISSAPSHRVLAMRRGEKEGFLILRATPPEEDALALIEDLVVKGDNPAAQQVKLAVHDCYKRLLSLSMETEIRVATKERADAEAIRVFAENIRQLLLSPPLGQKNILAIDPGFRTGCKVVCIDRQGKLLHTDVIYPHFSEKNTGEAGTKLIELCKKYEIEAIAIGNGTAGRETEAFVRQLGLLASIQIVMVNESGASIYSASEVAREEFPDQDLTVRGSVSIGRRLMDPLAELVKIDPKSIGVGQYQHDVDQPALRRSLDDVVMSCVNFVGVEVNTASKQLLMYVSGLGPQLAGNVVEHRNQHGPFQSRDELKNVSKLGPKTFEQAAGFLRIQGGINPLDASAVHPETYHIVDAMAKDLNCAMPDLMRNDALRKKIDLNKYVTDTIGLPTLKDIMAELARPGRDPREQFESFSFADGVEKIEDVLPGMKLPGVVTNITAFGAFIDIGVHQDGLAHISQLSDRYIKDPNEAVKVNQRVMATVLEVDIKRKRISLSLKKNPDRPRQDQPQTQPKQKSQPPKPQPDINDLKQAFMKNRT; this comes from the coding sequence ATGACAACAGGACATATCAGTATCATTGCCGCGGAACTCAACGTACACGAAAAACAGGTGCAAGCCTGCGCGGCGCTTCTCGACGAGGGCGCCACGGTGCCGTTCATCTCACGCTACCGGAAGGAAGCCACGGGTTCGCTTGACGAGGTCGCGGTATTCGCGATACGCGACAGGCTGGAACAGCTTCGGGAACTGGACAAACGGCGTGAGGCTGTTTTGAAGTCCCTTGAAGAGAGGGGTTTACTCACCGAGGAACTGAAGGCGAAGGTCCTTGGAGCGGATACCCTGACGGTGCTTGAGGACATCTATCTTCCCTACCGGCCCAAGCGGCGCACAAAGGCGACGATCGCCCGGGAGAAGGGGCTTGAGCCGTTGGCCCTGCGGTTGTTCTCGCAGGAGGCATCCGTGGACCCCGCTGCCGAGGCTGTTGCTTTCGTGGACAAGGAGAAGGGCGTTGAGACCGCTGACGACGCCCTGAGCGGCGCGCGCGACATCATCGCGGAATGGGTGAACGAGGACCAGAACGCCCGCGCGAAGATGCGCGAGTTGTATGCTTCCAAGGGTCAGTTCCGGACCAGGGTACTGACGGGAAAAGAAGAAGAGGGGATCAAATACAAGGACTACTTTGAATGGCAGGAGCCGATCTCGTCCGCTCCGTCTCACCGGGTCCTTGCGATGAGGCGGGGAGAGAAGGAAGGATTCCTGATCCTGCGCGCCACTCCGCCCGAGGAGGACGCCCTTGCTTTGATCGAGGACCTGGTGGTAAAGGGGGACAATCCTGCTGCGCAGCAGGTCAAGCTCGCGGTCCATGACTGCTATAAACGGCTCCTGTCGTTGTCCATGGAAACTGAGATTCGGGTCGCGACCAAGGAACGGGCCGATGCAGAGGCGATCCGTGTCTTTGCGGAGAATATACGGCAGCTTTTGCTTTCCCCGCCCCTGGGCCAAAAGAACATTCTTGCCATTGATCCGGGGTTCCGCACGGGGTGCAAAGTGGTCTGCATCGACCGGCAGGGAAAACTGCTGCACACTGATGTCATCTATCCGCATTTCTCTGAAAAGAACACGGGAGAGGCGGGAACAAAGCTCATTGAACTTTGCAAAAAATATGAAATAGAAGCGATCGCTATCGGCAACGGGACCGCGGGCCGCGAGACCGAGGCCTTTGTAAGGCAACTCGGCCTGTTGGCCTCGATCCAGATCGTGATGGTGAACGAGAGCGGCGCATCTATCTATTCAGCATCCGAGGTCGCGAGGGAAGAGTTCCCTGATCAGGACCTTACGGTACGCGGCTCTGTATCGATCGGCCGCAGGCTCATGGACCCGCTGGCGGAGCTGGTAAAGATCGACCCCAAGTCCATCGGCGTGGGGCAGTACCAGCACGATGTGGACCAGCCTGCGCTCAGGCGGAGCCTCGATGATGTGGTGATGAGCTGCGTGAACTTTGTCGGCGTTGAGGTCAATACCGCGAGCAAACAGCTGTTGATGTACGTTTCCGGCCTTGGGCCGCAGCTTGCCGGGAATGTCGTTGAACATCGCAATCAGCATGGCCCGTTCCAATCCCGCGACGAATTGAAAAATGTGAGCAAGCTGGGGCCGAAGACCTTTGAGCAGGCGGCAGGTTTTCTGCGCATCCAGGGCGGCATCAATCCGCTTGATGCGAGCGCGGTGCATCCTGAAACCTATCACATCGTGGATGCCATGGCAAAGGACCTGAACTGCGCAATGCCGGACCTGATGCGGAATGATGCACTTCGCAAGAAGATCGATCTCAACAAATATGTGACCGATACAATCGGCCTGCCGACGTTAAAGGACATCATGGCAGAGCTTGCCAGGCCGGGCAGGGACCCCCGGGAACAGTTCGAGAGCTTCAGTTTTGCCGACGGCGTGGAGAAGATCGAGGACGTGCTGCCCGGCATGAAGCTGCCGGGCGTGGTGACGAACATCACCGCGTTCGGAGCGTTCATCGATATCGGCGTGCACCAGGACGGCCTCGCGCATATCAGCCAGCTATCTGACCGGTACATTAAAGATCCGAACGAGGCGGTGAAGGTCAATCAGAGGGTAATGGCAACGGTGCTTGAGGTCGATATAAAGAGGAAAAGGATATCACTGTCATTAAAGAAGAACCCGGATAGGCCGAGGCAGGACCAGCCGCAGACACAGCCAAAGCAGAAAAGTCAGCCCCCAAAACCGCAGCCGGATATCAACGACCTGAAGCAGGCTTTTATGAAGAACCGGACATGA
- a CDS encoding HEPN domain-containing protein, whose translation MLKTIDEIRDTIISKYEPDRIILFGSRATGTATETSDIDLLILKDTRDRPLDRRIQVETLLADRAVPIDIVVYTPQEMNYLFSIGSPFVEEVIETGRVLYMRKATESWIREAEEELSSASILLDHGKYKAACYHCQQSVEKGLKALILEKGDKPDKTHDIVEMLSRVQRLGYEVALPMDDAVLLNSIYKGRYPTDEGLLPQGEPTKADANRVASAAERFLKSARELLEK comes from the coding sequence ATGCTGAAAACCATCGACGAAATACGAGACACAATTATCAGCAAATATGAGCCGGATCGGATCATTCTTTTCGGGTCACGCGCGACAGGTACGGCAACAGAAACCAGCGATATTGACCTCCTTATCCTGAAAGACACCAGGGACAGGCCGCTCGATCGCCGCATTCAGGTGGAAACACTGCTCGCCGACCGCGCCGTCCCGATCGATATCGTGGTTTACACACCGCAGGAAATGAACTATCTGTTTTCCATCGGCAGTCCGTTTGTGGAGGAAGTTATTGAAACCGGGAGGGTACTCTACATGAGAAAAGCCACTGAAAGCTGGATACGTGAAGCTGAAGAGGAACTTTCATCAGCCTCCATACTTCTAGATCATGGAAAATATAAAGCTGCATGCTACCACTGCCAGCAGTCCGTCGAAAAAGGTCTGAAAGCGTTGATCCTCGAAAAGGGAGACAAACCGGATAAGACCCACGACATTGTAGAAATGCTGTCCAGGGTCCAACGCCTTGGTTATGAAGTCGCTCTTCCGATGGATGATGCGGTATTATTGAACAGCATTTATAAAGGGCGGTATCCGACTGACGAAGGGCTATTGCCCCAGGGAGAACCGACAAAGGCCGACGCCAACCGTGTAGCAAGCGCCGCGGAACGTTTTCTCAAAAGCGCACGAGAGCTTTTGGAAAAGTGA
- a CDS encoding antitoxin family protein — MTKTIEAIYEHGVFKPVKKLKLPLHERFKLVITSIEEEERAAKKHTEKQKKALLAIAGTASGGLSDVSANHDKYLYGKPCGSK; from the coding sequence ATGACAAAAACCATCGAGGCCATATATGAACACGGCGTCTTTAAACCGGTAAAAAAACTGAAGCTCCCACTTCATGAGCGGTTCAAACTTGTCATCACGTCCATTGAAGAGGAAGAACGAGCTGCGAAAAAACATACTGAGAAACAGAAAAAAGCGCTTCTTGCAATCGCGGGAACAGCGTCCGGCGGCCTCAGCGATGTAAGCGCGAATCATGACAAATACCTCTATGGCAAACCCTGTGGGAGTAAATAG
- a CDS encoding PIN domain-containing protein — translation MAPAPTILVDTSAYYALKDKDDAFHTLALLFIQTNESPVATTDLIIIETLNLVNQRLGHRQAVEIGKKLFDPAVTDVIKVSDEDIARAWRILQQYKDKGFSFTDCTSFAVMERLKIRAAFAFDEHFRQYGRFTVYPGSG, via the coding sequence ATGGCTCCGGCCCCAACGATCCTTGTTGACACGTCCGCCTATTATGCCCTTAAGGACAAGGATGATGCCTTTCATACGCTCGCCCTTCTTTTTATTCAGACAAACGAATCCCCGGTAGCAACTACTGATCTCATCATTATTGAAACCTTGAATCTGGTCAACCAGCGTCTTGGCCACCGTCAGGCAGTTGAGATCGGCAAAAAGCTGTTTGATCCGGCGGTCACCGATGTAATCAAAGTATCGGACGAGGACATCGCCCGCGCTTGGAGAATCCTTCAGCAGTATAAAGATAAGGGATTCAGCTTTACCGATTGCACTTCGTTTGCTGTCATGGAACGGCTCAAAATCCGCGCTGCATTCGCTTTTGATGAACATTTCAGGCAATACGGACGCTTTACCGTTTATCCCGGCAGCGGATAG
- a CDS encoding SBBP repeat-containing protein: MSKLKRTCVVFSFLFLFVTILSCGSDGGGSTDNPMPAATTKAITAFSFTSPASTGIINESAKTISVTVPYGTNVTALVATFTTTGASVKVGITLQLGGTTPNDFTSTVTYTVTAADSSTATYTVTVTIAASSAKTITAFSFSSPVATGVINEITKTISVTVPNGTIVTALIASFATTGASVKVGTTLQVSGTTPNDFTNPIIYTVTAADNSTVMYTVTVVLAPDTSPPAVISSSPAGNEISVSLSTTVTVTFSELVNVSTVNATTFTLSDGVNPVSGTVSCSGSMAIFTPSSPLLRNKTYTATISSGIKDIDGNATATNYTWSFKSAWTIQIGTSASDGARDIVFDASENIYMIGNTEGNFDGHTNGGYQDVFLIKYNASGVKQWSKQYGTSGVDYANNVALDVSGNIYVAGWRSGSGIVVDKFDSSGTTIMSTTLWNGGDTAIQSVAIDSTGNIYVSSTDKFVQANPAGVVQWSRSVGTTIYGLTVDSNDNVYVTGSTDKDIRYGYPLISKTLFVAKYNSAGTQLLATQCGLTVSTQAYNVAIDNSGNIYAVGILVDNLNKSNWIIDKYNSSGSEQWLKIISGVEARDVVIDTNGDLFVVGTTYQAGNAAGTLMKFDASGNNQWSRTIKTFAYPYGIALDTNGNAYVAGDVSDSLDGNIYSGWNDAFIVKFDSAGVKQ, translated from the coding sequence ATGAGTAAATTGAAGAGAACTTGCGTCGTTTTTTCTTTCTTGTTTTTGTTTGTCACAATTTTATCATGTGGTAGCGACGGCGGGGGTAGTACCGATAATCCCATGCCGGCAGCAACTACGAAAGCTATCACCGCTTTTTCATTCACAAGCCCAGCGTCGACGGGTATAATCAATGAGAGCGCAAAAACAATATCAGTAACCGTGCCTTACGGAACGAACGTGACGGCGTTGGTTGCCACATTTACGACAACGGGAGCAAGTGTTAAAGTTGGCATAACCCTACAGTTAGGTGGCACAACTCCGAACGACTTTACAAGCACGGTGACATACACGGTAACTGCTGCTGACAGCTCAACAGCAACATACACAGTAACAGTGACTATAGCCGCAAGTTCCGCTAAAACTATCACCGCTTTTTCATTTTCAAGCCCAGTAGCGACGGGTGTGATTAACGAGATCACAAAAACAATTTCAGTAACCGTGCCGAACGGAACGATCGTCACAGCTCTTATTGCGTCATTTGCAACGACCGGCGCAAGTGTAAAGGTAGGCACGACCTTACAGGTAAGCGGCACAACTCCGAACGATTTTACGAACCCCATTATCTATACGGTTACAGCTGCTGATAATTCGACAGTAATGTATACTGTAACAGTTGTTTTGGCGCCCGATACTTCTCCACCAGCGGTCATTTCATCTAGCCCTGCAGGTAATGAAATAAGCGTTTCTCTTTCAACAACAGTAACTGTTACGTTTTCTGAACTTGTAAATGTATCTACTGTTAACGCGACTACATTCACTTTGAGTGATGGTGTCAATCCTGTTTCAGGTACGGTATCTTGCAGCGGCTCAATGGCCATTTTTACCCCTTCCAGCCCGTTATTAAGAAACAAAACGTATACAGCAACAATATCTTCTGGAATCAAAGACATAGATGGCAATGCAACTGCAACAAATTATACTTGGAGTTTTAAAAGTGCCTGGACTATTCAAATCGGAACATCAGCTTCAGATGGTGCTAGAGATATTGTATTTGATGCGAGCGAAAATATTTACATGATAGGTAATACAGAGGGCAATTTTGATGGGCATACTAATGGTGGGTATCAAGACGTATTCCTAATTAAATATAATGCATCCGGTGTTAAACAATGGTCTAAACAATATGGGACTTCTGGAGTCGATTATGCAAATAATGTTGCTCTAGATGTAAGCGGCAATATATATGTAGCAGGTTGGCGGAGTGGCAGTGGTATTGTAGTAGATAAATTTGACTCATCAGGAACAACAATAATGTCCACAACGCTTTGGAATGGTGGAGATACCGCCATTCAGTCTGTTGCCATTGATTCAACAGGGAACATTTATGTCTCAAGTACAGATAAGTTTGTTCAAGCTAACCCAGCAGGAGTTGTTCAGTGGTCTCGAAGTGTTGGAACAACAATATATGGCCTGACAGTAGATTCGAATGATAATGTTTACGTAACAGGATCCACAGATAAAGATATAAGGTATGGGTATCCTTTGATCTCAAAAACATTATTTGTAGCTAAATATAATTCTGCTGGTACACAATTACTGGCAACCCAGTGTGGATTAACAGTTAGCACTCAAGCATATAATGTAGCTATAGATAACAGTGGCAATATTTATGCTGTTGGCATATTGGTAGATAATCTGAATAAAAGCAATTGGATAATCGATAAATATAATTCATCAGGCTCAGAACAGTGGCTGAAGATCATATCAGGTGTCGAGGCCAGAGATGTCGTTATAGATACAAATGGAGACTTGTTTGTAGTCGGCACTACATATCAAGCAGGGAATGCAGCTGGAACCTTGATGAAGTTTGATGCATCTGGTAACAATCAGTGGTCAAGGACAATTAAAACTTTTGCATACCCATATGGCATAGCACTAGATACAAATGGCAATGCGTATGTCGCAGGTGATGTATCTGATAGCCTTGATGGAAATATTTATTCAGGCTGGAATGATGCTTTTATTGTCAAATTTGACTCGGCTGGTGTTAAGCAATAG